From the Rhodanobacter soli genome, one window contains:
- a CDS encoding M20 family metallopeptidase, whose product MDTARLSRFVSGLWDDEIVPQLVEYIRIPNKSPMFDKDWVAHGYMDAAVKLMETWARSKLSQLPGATLEVVRLEGRTPLIYIEVPGQGDDTVMLYGHLDKQPEMTGWADGLGPWTPVLKGDKLYGRGGADDGYAIFGSLAALLALHEQGIPHARCVVMIEACEESGSYDLPFYVDHLAARIGSPSLVVCLDSGCGNYDQLWLTTSLRGMTGGNLSVQVLEEGVHSGDASGVVPSSFRILRELLSRLEDPATGQIKPKELYVEIPAQRVEQAKLSAEVLGADIYDKFPWVEGMQPVTHDLAELVLNRTWRPQLAVTGIGGIPPLESAGNVLRPQTSVKLSLRVPPTLNGAKAGEFVKQLLEKDPPYGAKVSFTLEKDGSGWNAPALSPWLEQAVSDASQNYFGAPATYMGEGGSIPFMGMLGEKFPKAQFLITGVLGPHSNAHGPNEFLHIPTGKKVSMVVAEVVARHHQQGSKA is encoded by the coding sequence ATGGATACTGCCCGCCTTTCGCGCTTTGTCAGCGGCTTGTGGGACGACGAGATCGTGCCGCAGCTGGTTGAATACATCCGTATTCCCAACAAGTCGCCGATGTTCGACAAGGATTGGGTGGCGCACGGCTACATGGACGCCGCGGTGAAGCTGATGGAAACCTGGGCGCGCTCCAAGCTGAGCCAGCTGCCGGGTGCCACGCTGGAAGTGGTGCGGCTGGAGGGGCGCACGCCACTCATCTACATCGAGGTGCCGGGCCAGGGCGACGACACCGTCATGCTGTACGGCCACCTGGACAAGCAGCCGGAGATGACCGGCTGGGCCGACGGCCTGGGTCCGTGGACGCCGGTGCTCAAGGGCGACAAGCTGTACGGTCGCGGCGGCGCCGACGACGGTTATGCGATTTTCGGCTCGCTGGCGGCATTGCTGGCGTTGCACGAGCAGGGCATTCCGCACGCACGCTGCGTGGTGATGATCGAGGCCTGCGAGGAATCGGGCAGCTACGATCTGCCGTTCTATGTCGACCACCTGGCCGCGCGCATTGGCAGCCCGTCGCTGGTGGTGTGTCTGGATTCGGGCTGCGGCAACTACGACCAGCTGTGGCTGACCACGTCCTTGCGTGGCATGACCGGCGGCAACCTCAGCGTGCAGGTGCTGGAAGAGGGCGTGCACTCGGGCGATGCCTCCGGTGTGGTGCCGTCGAGTTTCCGCATCCTGCGCGAGTTGTTGTCGCGGCTGGAGGATCCGGCCACCGGCCAGATCAAGCCGAAGGAGCTGTACGTCGAGATCCCGGCGCAGCGGGTCGAGCAGGCAAAACTGTCGGCCGAGGTGCTGGGCGCGGACATCTACGACAAGTTCCCGTGGGTGGAAGGCATGCAGCCGGTCACCCACGACCTGGCCGAGCTGGTGCTCAACCGCACCTGGCGTCCGCAGCTGGCGGTGACCGGCATCGGCGGCATCCCGCCGCTGGAAAGCGCCGGCAACGTGCTGCGTCCGCAGACGTCGGTGAAGCTGAGCCTGCGCGTGCCGCCCACCTTGAACGGCGCCAAGGCCGGCGAGTTCGTCAAGCAGCTGCTGGAAAAGGATCCGCCGTACGGCGCCAAGGTCAGCTTCACCCTGGAGAAGGACGGCTCGGGCTGGAACGCGCCCGCACTGTCGCCGTGGCTGGAGCAGGCGGTCAGCGATGCTTCGCAGAACTACTTCGGTGCCCCCGCCACCTACATGGGCGAGGGCGGCAGCATTCCGTTCATGGGCATGCTGGGCGAGAAATTTCCGAAGGCGCAGTTCCTGATCACCGGCGTGCTCGGTCCGCATTCCAACGCGCACGGCCCGAACGAGTTCCTGCACATCCCCACCGGCAAGAAGGTCAGCATGGTGGTGGCCGAGGTGGTGGCGCGCCACCACCAGCAGGGCAGCAAGGCCTGA
- a CDS encoding ComEA family DNA-binding protein produces MFNKLVAVALTLALAVPGLLLAATPVNINHADAATIAKSLDGVGQSKAEAIVAWREANGPFKKADDLNHVKGIGKATIERNRSAILLGDAADDAVAKADAPAKAMHSKKTPTGE; encoded by the coding sequence ATGTTCAACAAACTCGTCGCTGTCGCCCTCACCCTCGCCCTCGCCGTACCGGGCCTGCTGCTCGCCGCCACGCCGGTCAATATCAACCACGCCGACGCCGCCACCATCGCCAAGTCGCTGGACGGCGTCGGCCAGTCCAAGGCCGAGGCCATCGTGGCCTGGCGCGAAGCCAACGGCCCGTTCAAGAAGGCCGACGACCTCAACCACGTCAAGGGCATCGGCAAGGCCACGATCGAGCGCAACCGCAGCGCGATCCTGCTCGGCGACGCCGCCGACGATGCCGTCGCCAAGGCGGACGCGCCGGCCAAGGCCATGCACAGCAAGAAGACGCCGACCGGGGAGTAG
- a CDS encoding SET domain-containing protein: protein MILPRYHIAASAIRGAGNGLFLDETVAAGRIITAPDGIEQTFRYADIMASPELRAQFHASARWFEDRYTLSPDWPDECYINHSFTPNGLWHLGFVFALAELPAGSEITVDYRHLLPPGQAEDFVDSVTGETITGLSWQESLASSTHALAELLVAAHR from the coding sequence ATGATCCTGCCGCGTTACCACATCGCCGCCTCCGCCATTCGTGGCGCCGGCAACGGCCTGTTCCTCGACGAAACCGTGGCAGCGGGGCGCATCATCACCGCGCCGGATGGCATCGAACAGACGTTCCGTTACGCCGACATCATGGCTTCGCCGGAACTCCGCGCGCAGTTCCATGCCAGCGCGCGCTGGTTCGAGGACCGCTACACGCTGTCGCCGGACTGGCCGGACGAGTGCTACATCAACCACAGTTTCACGCCGAACGGGCTGTGGCACCTGGGTTTCGTGTTTGCCCTGGCCGAACTGCCCGCCGGAAGCGAGATCACCGTGGACTACCGGCATCTGCTGCCGCCCGGCCAGGCCGAGGATTTTGTCGATTCGGTCACAGGTGAGACAATCACCGGATTGTCCTGGCAAGAGAGTCTTGCCAGCAGTACCCATGCACTGGCTGAACTGCTGGTTGCCGCCCACCGTTGA